In the Candidatus Hydrogenedens sp. genome, one interval contains:
- a CDS encoding V-type ATP synthase subunit I, translated as MAIDRMKKVTLLSPKKASQRLLKTLHSLGIYEVTDVLTNYPELKECLKRPDIVTEEIDTNLQKIQTILSLLDIFAPVVKGFIQGLAPVPLLITKEELDNALHKFNLEEVFRVAQDLDVEYRKVERAISTIENQIVELEPFEDLPFTIRDFKSTKRVKLLFGKISYASYLELINKGSLNKKTAIELVHHGTCYRQTGEVNDIPKYTAKDEVWVLVACLPMDIEEVQKVLRENGFEEIVLPEIFGTVRDHIRELKADLAGLRVQAQEIANKAHKLSVHRRTVEVLKAYWDNKKRMVMSKTLAVEGKYIQILTGYVRERDLEKLSQTLKSEMPEVSILVDDPAPGEDVPISITLPPLVRPVQMLINMYGLPPYDFFDPSPYLMWGFYLFFGICFGDVAYGLILLLASLYLMRRTKPYEGIYNFSKLLFFASLPTILFGFLLGSFFGDLYKPEYLGENNIFQRVIEKTTILNPMDQPVVLLLFALFIGIVNQFFGIGLKMYGMAKRGDKAGAIMDGLLWLIALPGFIIIVSGMFITPPVWLNWLGIALFGLGALGLVLTQGRDQTNPIARFITGLISLYGIVGSYGITAFIGDTMSYCRLLALGLTTSIVAMSFNMIANLVRPIPYVGFFIFIFALVIGHMFNFLISVMGAFVHSMRLILVEFFGRFYEGGGKAFEPLGFNSENAILVSSDEKK; from the coding sequence CAAAGAAGGCATCACAGCGGTTGCTTAAAACGTTGCACAGTTTGGGCATTTATGAAGTAACGGATGTTCTAACTAATTATCCTGAATTGAAAGAGTGCTTAAAACGGCCTGATATTGTAACAGAAGAAATTGATACAAATTTACAGAAAATACAAACGATTTTATCTTTGTTGGATATTTTTGCTCCTGTAGTAAAAGGATTTATTCAGGGTTTGGCACCTGTTCCGTTATTAATTACCAAAGAGGAATTGGATAATGCTCTTCATAAGTTTAATTTAGAAGAAGTTTTTCGTGTAGCACAAGACCTTGATGTAGAATATCGGAAGGTGGAGAGGGCTATATCCACAATTGAAAATCAAATTGTGGAATTAGAACCGTTTGAAGATTTACCGTTTACCATTCGCGATTTTAAGAGCACAAAAAGGGTAAAACTTTTATTTGGCAAGATTTCTTATGCTTCTTATTTGGAATTGATTAATAAGGGTTCGTTAAACAAAAAAACGGCAATAGAATTGGTACATCATGGAACGTGTTATCGGCAAACAGGGGAAGTTAATGATATTCCAAAATACACAGCCAAGGATGAGGTTTGGGTACTTGTAGCATGTTTACCTATGGATATTGAAGAAGTTCAAAAAGTTTTAAGGGAAAATGGCTTCGAAGAGATTGTATTACCAGAAATTTTTGGAACTGTTCGTGACCATATCCGAGAACTTAAGGCAGATCTGGCAGGGTTACGTGTGCAAGCCCAAGAAATTGCAAATAAAGCACATAAACTGTCTGTTCACCGTCGGACAGTCGAGGTATTGAAGGCTTATTGGGACAATAAAAAACGGATGGTTATGTCCAAAACATTAGCAGTTGAGGGAAAGTATATCCAGATATTAACAGGTTATGTTCGTGAAAGGGACTTGGAAAAATTAAGTCAGACATTGAAGTCTGAGATGCCGGAAGTTTCGATATTAGTAGATGACCCTGCACCAGGGGAAGATGTTCCAATAAGTATTACATTACCCCCATTAGTACGTCCTGTCCAGATGTTAATTAATATGTATGGTTTACCTCCTTATGATTTCTTTGACCCATCACCTTATTTGATGTGGGGGTTTTACTTATTTTTTGGGATATGCTTCGGCGATGTGGCTTATGGGCTGATTTTGTTATTAGCAAGTCTTTACCTTATGAGACGAACCAAACCTTATGAAGGTATATATAATTTTTCAAAATTACTATTTTTTGCCTCCTTACCGACAATTTTATTCGGTTTTCTATTAGGTTCTTTTTTTGGTGATTTATATAAACCTGAATATTTAGGTGAAAATAATATTTTCCAGAGGGTAATTGAAAAAACGACAATACTAAATCCAATGGACCAGCCAGTAGTATTATTGCTTTTTGCTTTGTTTATTGGGATTGTAAATCAATTTTTTGGCATCGGTTTGAAAATGTATGGTATGGCAAAGCGAGGTGATAAAGCAGGAGCAATTATGGACGGATTATTATGGCTTATCGCTTTGCCTGGCTTTATTATCATCGTTAGTGGTATGTTTATTACTCCACCAGTGTGGTTGAATTGGCTTGGTATCGCATTATTTGGGTTAGGAGCATTAGGGTTAGTCTTAACTCAGGGACGCGACCAGACAAACCCAATTGCCCGATTTATTACAGGGTTAATTAGTCTTTACGGTATTGTAGGTAGTTATGGTATCACCGCATTTATTGGTGACACGATGTCGTATTGCCGTTTATTGGCATTAGGATTAACTACCTCTATAGTGGCTATGTCTTTCAACATGATTGCGAATCTTGTACGCCCCATCCCTTATGTAGGGTTTTTCATATTTATTTTTGCTTTGGTTATTGGACACATGTTTAATTTCCTGATTAGCGTAATGGGTGCTTTTGTGCACTCAATGCGTCTTATTTTAGTTGAATTCTTTGGTCGCTTCTACGAAGGTGGTGGAAAGGCGTTCGAACCGTTAGGTTTTAACTCTGAAAATGCAATTTTAGTAAGTTCTGATGAGAAAAAATAA